A window from Sphingopyxis alaskensis RB2256 encodes these proteins:
- the moaA gene encoding GTP 3',8-cyclase MoaA gives MVTLSQPAAPAAPLIDGHGRRISYLRLSVTDRCDLRCRYCMAEDMRFLPKSAVLSIEEMAELAERFVARGVRRIRLTGGEPLVRRGIDTLATRLGALIGRGLDELTLTTNAMRLADHAPMLAAAGVRRINISLDTLDPAAFRHITRVGDLDVALAGIAAARLAGLAVKINMVALAGLNEDQLLPMLRWCADNGCDLTLIETMPLGEVEDDRSDHYIPLHQFIAPLRAAHALYPVDKRTGGPARYFAVEGSPVTLGLITPLSDNFCATCNRIRLTVEGRVYMCLGQDDHVDLRAALRGGGDVDSLIDRALAGKPRAHDFHIERQSRPAVARHMSATGG, from the coding sequence ATGGTCACATTATCCCAGCCTGCCGCCCCGGCGGCGCCGCTGATCGACGGCCATGGCCGCCGGATCAGTTACTTGCGCCTGTCGGTGACCGACCGCTGCGACCTGCGGTGCCGCTACTGCATGGCCGAAGACATGCGGTTCCTGCCGAAATCGGCGGTGCTCAGCATCGAGGAAATGGCCGAGCTGGCGGAGCGATTCGTTGCGCGCGGCGTTCGCCGCATCCGCCTGACCGGCGGCGAACCGCTGGTGCGGCGCGGCATCGACACGCTGGCGACGCGGCTCGGCGCTCTGATCGGCCGCGGCCTCGACGAGCTGACGCTGACCACCAACGCCATGCGACTGGCGGACCACGCACCGATGCTCGCCGCGGCGGGCGTGCGGCGCATCAATATCAGCCTCGATACGCTCGACCCGGCTGCATTCCGCCACATCACCCGCGTCGGCGACCTCGACGTCGCGCTCGCCGGGATCGCCGCGGCGCGGCTGGCCGGGCTGGCGGTCAAGATCAACATGGTGGCGCTCGCCGGGCTGAACGAGGATCAGCTGCTGCCGATGCTGCGCTGGTGCGCCGACAATGGCTGCGACCTCACGCTCATCGAAACCATGCCGCTCGGCGAGGTCGAGGATGACCGCAGCGATCATTATATCCCGCTGCACCAGTTCATCGCCCCGCTGCGCGCCGCGCACGCGCTTTATCCGGTGGACAAGCGCACCGGCGGCCCGGCGCGCTATTTCGCGGTCGAGGGCAGCCCGGTCACCCTGGGCCTCATCACCCCGCTCAGCGACAATTTCTGCGCGACGTGCAACCGCATCCGGCTGACGGTGGAGGGGCGCGTCTATATGTGCCTTGGTCAGGACGATCATGTCGACCTGCGCGCGGCACTGCGCGGCGGCGGCGATGTCGACAGCTTGATCGACCGGGCGCTGGCTGGCAAACCCCGCGCGCACGACTTTCATATCGAACGGCAATCCAGACCGGCGGTCGCACGCCACATGAGCGCAACGGGCGGCTGA
- a CDS encoding GGDEF domain-containing phosphodiesterase, with protein MNRLSESLTACARKIESQHLRHDRDAGVILVQVDQMARINNSAGTAAGDAVLDEIGRRLENFAGDEFGPGSCVERLDGPRFLIVPATPLALGALRAQERALHVALAEPIVGDPNGRLSIRIATALITRDESVAEQLLQACDQLARPASARDGAMVHAALSRDEVVIHYQPQYDVVTGAMTGVEALLRWQHPELGLLGAGPLVTAARAARLECELTEHAHRVALAEMAGWPRQLAQLRVSLNITAADLGDPEFAERFAAMVRAAKVDPDRLTLELTEQAMLSDPASAAEHLAQIRALGCAIAIDDFGTGYSSLSLLARLPIDYLKIDSGFTRTIDGSDRDRIVVRAIVDLARALGLLVVAEGIENERQLARLGEIGVATWQGFLKSGPVPGDQLPGLLG; from the coding sequence ATGAATCGCTTGTCCGAATCCCTGACCGCCTGCGCCCGGAAAATCGAAAGCCAGCACCTTCGTCACGACCGGGACGCCGGAGTCATTCTGGTGCAGGTCGACCAGATGGCGCGGATCAACAACAGCGCCGGGACCGCCGCGGGCGACGCGGTGCTCGACGAGATCGGCCGGCGGCTCGAAAATTTTGCCGGCGACGAGTTCGGACCCGGTTCGTGCGTTGAGCGTCTCGACGGGCCGCGCTTTCTGATCGTGCCCGCCACGCCGCTCGCGCTCGGCGCGCTGCGGGCGCAGGAGCGCGCGCTGCACGTCGCGCTCGCCGAACCGATCGTCGGCGATCCGAACGGCCGTCTGTCGATCCGTATCGCCACCGCGCTGATCACGCGCGACGAATCAGTCGCCGAACAATTGCTTCAGGCGTGCGACCAGCTTGCGCGGCCGGCGTCGGCGCGCGACGGGGCGATGGTCCACGCGGCGCTGTCGCGCGATGAGGTTGTGATCCATTACCAGCCGCAATATGACGTCGTGACCGGCGCGATGACCGGGGTGGAGGCATTGCTCCGCTGGCAGCATCCCGAACTTGGTCTGCTTGGTGCCGGGCCGCTGGTGACCGCCGCGCGCGCAGCGCGGCTCGAATGCGAACTGACCGAACATGCGCACCGCGTCGCGCTCGCCGAAATGGCGGGCTGGCCGCGGCAACTTGCGCAGCTGCGCGTGTCGCTCAACATCACCGCCGCCGACCTTGGCGACCCCGAATTCGCCGAACGCTTTGCCGCGATGGTGAGGGCGGCAAAGGTCGATCCTGACCGGCTGACGCTCGAACTCACCGAACAGGCGATGTTGAGCGACCCCGCGAGCGCGGCGGAGCACCTCGCGCAGATTCGCGCGCTGGGCTGCGCGATTGCGATCGACGATTTCGGAACCGGCTATTCCAGCCTGTCGCTGCTGGCGCGGCTGCCGATCGATTATCTGAAGATCGACAGCGGCTTTACCCGCACGATCGACGGCAGCGACCGCGACCGCATCGTCGTGCGCGCGATCGTTGACCTCGCGCGCGCGCTGGGGCTGCTGGTGGTGGCCGAGGGGATCGAGAACGAACGTCAGCTCGCGCGGCTTGGCGAGATCGGGGTGGCGACGTGGCAGGGGTTTTTGAAGTCAGGTCCGGTGCCGGGCGATCAGTTGCCGGGGTTGTTGGGCTAG
- a CDS encoding 3,4-dihydroxy-2-butanone-4-phosphate synthase, translated as MPDIDQAIEALGRGEIIVITGDRLRGGDIDFALAARHATAEALNFMANHGRGLICLAMRPERAVRLGISLINPGADRQSGRPFGRSIEAREGVGTGISAADRAQTVRVAASPDASGDDLVSPGHIFPLIGAPGGVRERAAAAEAAIELCSLAGAGDMAVICSIMRDDGEMARIDDLDAFIARHRMPVADIDVLLDRLR; from the coding sequence ATGCCCGACATCGATCAGGCCATCGAGGCTCTCGGGCGGGGAGAGATCATCGTCATCACCGGTGACCGTTTGCGTGGAGGCGATATTGATTTTGCGCTCGCCGCGCGTCACGCAACGGCCGAAGCGCTCAATTTCATGGCCAATCACGGTCGTGGTCTCATCTGTCTTGCCATGCGACCGGAACGCGCCGTGCGGCTGGGCATCAGCCTGATCAATCCCGGCGCCGACCGCCAGTCGGGGCGCCCTTTCGGCCGGTCGATCGAGGCGCGCGAAGGCGTCGGGACGGGCATATCTGCGGCCGACCGGGCACAGACCGTCCGCGTCGCCGCTTCTCCCGACGCTTCGGGCGACGATCTTGTGTCACCGGGCCATATATTCCCGCTGATCGGCGCGCCGGGCGGGGTGAGGGAAAGGGCCGCAGCCGCCGAAGCGGCGATCGAACTATGTTCGCTGGCGGGAGCAGGCGACATGGCCGTCATCTGTTCGATCATGCGGGACGACGGCGAAATGGCGCGGATCGACGATCTCGATGCCTTTATCGCCCGGCATCGCATGCCAGTCGCCGATATCGACGTCCTGCTCGATCGGTTGCGTTGA
- a CDS encoding NAD kinase produces the protein MFRKIALVASSAPAAIEAEAELRPLYDFVDIGEAELLIALGGDGFLLHMLHQLLDQRRSLPVFGMNRGTIGFLMNEFRVEGLLDRLAAARPYLVHPLSGDIMTVSGERHILPAINEISLLRETRQAAKLEVMINERTMLEELACDGVLVSTPAGSTAYNLSANGPILPLDSAMLALTPISPFRPRRWRGALVPESTSIRFNVREAAKRPVSAVADQREIRDVKTVLVTTDRSRPLTLLFDPDQGLDERIAMEQFIV, from the coding sequence ATGTTTCGCAAGATCGCGCTTGTCGCGTCAAGTGCGCCCGCGGCCATCGAGGCCGAAGCCGAGTTGCGGCCGCTCTACGACTTTGTCGACATCGGCGAGGCGGAGCTGCTGATCGCCCTCGGCGGCGACGGCTTTCTGCTGCACATGCTCCACCAGTTGCTCGACCAGCGCCGCAGCCTGCCCGTGTTCGGGATGAACCGCGGGACGATCGGCTTCCTGATGAACGAGTTTCGGGTCGAGGGGCTGCTCGACCGCCTTGCCGCGGCGCGCCCCTATCTGGTTCACCCGCTGTCGGGCGATATCATGACGGTCAGCGGCGAGCGCCACATCCTGCCCGCCATCAACGAGATTTCGCTGCTGCGCGAAACGCGCCAGGCGGCGAAGCTGGAGGTGATGATCAACGAACGGACGATGCTCGAGGAACTCGCCTGCGACGGCGTGCTCGTCTCGACGCCCGCCGGATCGACGGCCTATAACCTCAGCGCCAACGGCCCGATCCTGCCGCTCGATTCGGCGATGCTGGCGCTCACCCCGATCAGCCCGTTCCGCCCGCGCCGCTGGCGCGGCGCGCTCGTCCCCGAATCGACGAGCATCCGCTTCAACGTCCGCGAGGCGGCCAAACGCCCGGTCAGCGCGGTCGCCGACCAGCGCGAAATCCGCGATGTAAAGACCGTTCTCGTCACCACCGACCGCAGCCGCCCGCTGACCCTGCTGTTCGATCCCGACCAGGGCCTCGACGAACGCATCGCGATGGAACAATTTATCGTTTGA
- the mfd gene encoding transcription-repair coupling factor, with amino-acid sequence MTRSAADILAAIASAAAPLTLARAADGFLPLLLADLARASDKRLVYVATDDAAMQAIADAAPFFAPDLTVHRFPAWDCLPYDRAGPSMRVSADRLATLSALQAAPRRGELILTTVAAITQRTLTPFRIRQLATTLAAGQRIDRDALAELLVANGFSRVDTVADQGEFAVRGGLLDLFPAGEETGLRVDFFGDEIESIRRFDPADQRSLGAAKALQLLPASETLLDEATIKRFRSAYRELFGAQATGDPLYQAVSDGRRQAGMDHWLPLFEERMATLFDHIDPATPVLRGHRTDATAETRFAAIADYHANRVAAERESPGSYRPLAPEALYLTEAEWSGAEQDRPVHIVTAFDVPPAATVVDLETFAARDFTPERTADLNVYDKVADHLSDERRKGRRTIIASYSGGARERLSGLLRDHGVTSLVQVDTWQEALGSSSARVERSRDTPQESAAPTGVSTSLDTNGNKGAAGTGTVAMVVLPLDHGFASDAISLLTEQDILGERLVRRQKRRKSADAFLAELATLSVGDLVVHLDHGIGRYEGLTSIPVGNSPHDCVALTYAGGDKLYVPVENLDVLSRYGGESDGVALDKLGGEAWQRRKARMKERIREIAGELLATAAQRALRPGEILTQDAAYPAFADRFPYQETDDQDRAIGDVLADMASGRPMDRLVCGDVGFGKTEVALRPAFVAAMAGVQVAVVVPTTLLARQHYSNFVDRFKGFPIHIGRLSRLVPAAEAQKTREGLASGQIDIVVGTHAVIAKSVEFKNLGLVIVDEEQRFGVVHKERLKQLKADVHVLTLTATPIPRTLQMAMSGLRELSVIQTPPVDRLAVRTYVAPWDPVVIREALLREHDRGGQSFFVTPRIKDLPDIEEYLRTRVPEIKYVVAHGQMGAQEVEERMSAFYDRKYDVLVSTTIVESGLDIPSANTLIVHRADRFGLAQLYQLRGRVGRSKTRAYAYLTTPDGGAITDTAEKRLKLLGDLDTLGAGFQLASHDLDIRGAGNLVGDEQSGHIREVGFELYQSMLEEAILAAKAENAGAAPPREALSPVITIDAPILIPEDYVPDLPLRMALYRRLNEAEDRAALDAFAAEMIDRFGPLPPQTANLVQLMEIKANARLAGIAKLDVGTRGALVSFHGDQFANVPGLIAYVERLKGRARLRPDNKLSVSGDWASTGARLNGALQLSKGLGKLAKQLS; translated from the coding sequence ATGACCCGAAGCGCCGCCGACATTCTTGCCGCGATCGCATCGGCCGCGGCGCCGCTGACGCTGGCGCGCGCCGCCGACGGTTTCCTGCCGCTGCTGCTCGCCGACCTCGCGCGAGCGAGCGACAAGAGGCTGGTCTATGTCGCGACCGACGATGCCGCGATGCAGGCGATCGCCGACGCCGCGCCCTTCTTTGCCCCCGACCTCACCGTCCATCGCTTCCCGGCGTGGGACTGCCTGCCGTACGACCGCGCGGGGCCTTCGATGCGCGTCAGCGCCGACCGGCTGGCGACGCTGTCGGCGTTGCAGGCGGCGCCCAGGCGCGGCGAACTGATCCTGACCACCGTCGCCGCGATCACGCAGCGCACGCTCACCCCCTTCCGCATCCGCCAGCTCGCGACGACGCTCGCCGCAGGCCAGCGGATTGACCGCGACGCGCTCGCCGAGCTGCTCGTCGCCAACGGCTTCAGCCGCGTCGACACCGTCGCCGACCAGGGCGAGTTCGCGGTGCGCGGCGGCCTGCTCGACCTGTTTCCGGCGGGCGAAGAGACCGGGCTGCGCGTCGATTTTTTCGGCGACGAGATCGAAAGCATCCGCCGCTTCGACCCCGCCGACCAGCGCAGCCTGGGGGCCGCCAAGGCGCTGCAACTTCTCCCCGCATCCGAAACCCTGCTCGACGAGGCGACGATCAAGCGGTTTCGCTCGGCCTATCGCGAATTGTTCGGCGCGCAGGCGACGGGCGACCCGCTCTATCAGGCGGTCAGCGACGGGCGGCGGCAAGCGGGCATGGATCATTGGCTGCCGCTGTTCGAGGAGCGGATGGCGACGCTGTTCGACCATATCGACCCCGCGACCCCGGTGCTGCGCGGCCACCGCACCGACGCAACCGCCGAAACGCGCTTCGCCGCGATCGCCGACTATCATGCCAACCGCGTCGCCGCCGAACGCGAATCACCCGGCAGCTACCGCCCGCTCGCGCCTGAGGCGCTGTATCTGACCGAAGCCGAATGGAGCGGGGCGGAGCAAGACCGTCCGGTTCATATCGTCACCGCCTTCGACGTTCCGCCCGCGGCAACGGTCGTCGACCTCGAAACTTTCGCGGCGCGCGATTTCACCCCCGAACGCACCGCCGACCTCAATGTTTACGACAAGGTCGCCGACCATCTGTCGGACGAACGCCGCAAGGGACGGCGCACAATCATCGCCAGCTATTCGGGCGGTGCGCGCGAGCGACTTTCGGGACTGCTGCGCGACCATGGCGTGACCTCGCTGGTACAGGTCGACACCTGGCAAGAGGCGTTGGGTTCAAGTTCCGCTCGTGTCGAGCGAAGTCGAGACACCCCGCAGGAAAGCGCTGCCCCGACGGGTGTCTCGACTTCGCTCGACACGAACGGGAATAAAGGTGCGGCGGGAACGGGCACGGTGGCGATGGTCGTCCTCCCCCTTGATCACGGCTTCGCCTCCGACGCGATCAGCCTGCTCACCGAACAGGACATATTGGGCGAACGCCTCGTCCGCCGCCAGAAACGCCGCAAAAGCGCCGACGCCTTCCTCGCCGAACTGGCGACGCTCAGCGTCGGCGATCTGGTGGTTCATCTCGACCATGGCATCGGCCGCTATGAGGGACTGACCTCGATCCCGGTCGGGAACAGCCCGCACGATTGCGTCGCGCTGACCTATGCCGGCGGTGACAAGCTCTACGTTCCCGTCGAAAATCTCGACGTCCTCTCGCGCTATGGCGGCGAAAGCGACGGCGTCGCGCTCGACAAATTGGGCGGCGAGGCGTGGCAGCGGCGCAAGGCGCGGATGAAGGAGCGGATCCGCGAGATTGCGGGCGAACTGCTCGCCACCGCGGCGCAGCGCGCACTCCGCCCCGGCGAGATCCTCACGCAGGATGCCGCCTACCCCGCCTTCGCCGACCGCTTCCCCTATCAGGAAACCGACGATCAGGACCGCGCCATCGGCGACGTGCTCGCCGACATGGCGTCGGGGCGACCGATGGACCGGCTGGTGTGCGGCGACGTCGGGTTCGGCAAGACCGAGGTGGCGCTGCGCCCGGCGTTTGTGGCCGCAATGGCGGGCGTTCAGGTCGCGGTGGTGGTGCCGACGACCCTGCTCGCGCGCCAGCATTACAGCAATTTTGTCGACCGTTTCAAAGGCTTTCCGATCCATATCGGTCGCCTGTCGCGCCTTGTCCCCGCCGCCGAGGCGCAAAAGACCCGCGAAGGCCTGGCGAGCGGCCAGATCGACATCGTCGTCGGCACCCATGCGGTGATCGCCAAATCGGTCGAGTTCAAGAATCTCGGCCTCGTCATCGTCGACGAGGAACAGCGCTTCGGCGTCGTCCACAAGGAACGGCTGAAGCAACTCAAGGCCGATGTCCACGTCCTCACCCTCACCGCGACGCCGATCCCGCGCACCTTGCAAATGGCGATGTCGGGCTTGCGCGAACTCAGCGTGATCCAGACGCCGCCAGTCGACCGCCTCGCGGTTCGCACCTATGTGGCGCCCTGGGATCCGGTCGTGATCCGCGAGGCGCTGCTGCGCGAACACGATCGCGGCGGGCAGAGCTTCTTCGTCACCCCGCGCATCAAGGACTTGCCCGACATCGAGGAATATCTGCGCACCCGCGTTCCCGAGATCAAATATGTCGTCGCGCACGGTCAGATGGGCGCACAGGAGGTCGAAGAGCGGATGAGCGCCTTTTACGACCGCAAATATGACGTGCTCGTCTCGACCACCATCGTCGAATCGGGGCTCGACATTCCGAGCGCCAACACGTTGATCGTTCACCGTGCCGACCGCTTCGGCCTCGCCCAGCTTTATCAGCTGCGCGGCCGCGTCGGGCGGTCAAAAACGCGCGCCTATGCCTATCTCACGACGCCCGACGGCGGCGCGATCACCGATACGGCGGAAAAGCGGCTGAAGCTGCTCGGCGATCTCGACACGCTCGGCGCGGGCTTCCAGCTCGCGAGCCACGACCTCGACATTCGCGGCGCGGGGAACCTCGTCGGCGACGAGCAGTCGGGGCATATCCGCGAGGTCGGCTTCGAACTTTACCAGTCGATGCTCGAGGAAGCGATCCTTGCCGCCAAGGCCGAGAATGCCGGCGCCGCGCCGCCGCGGGAGGCGCTCTCGCCCGTCATCACCATCGACGCGCCGATCCTCATCCCCGAGGATTATGTTCCCGACCTGCCGCTCCGCATGGCGCTCTATCGCCGCCTCAACGAAGCCGAGGACCGCGCCGCGCTCGACGCCTTCGCCGCCGAGATGATCGACCGCTTCGGCCCGCTGCCCCCCCAAACCGCGAACCTGGTGCAGCTGATGGAGATCAAGGCGAACGCCAGGCTCGCGGGCATCGCCAAGCTCGACGTCGGCACCAGGGGCGCGCTCGTCAGCTTCCACGGCGACCAGTTCGCCAACGTCCCCGGCCTGATCGCCTATGTCGAACGGCTGAAAGGCCGCGCGCGGCTGCGTCCCGACAACAAGCTGTCGGTCAGCGGCGACTGGGCCAGCACCGGCGCGCGGCTGAACGGCGCCCTGCAATTGTCTAAGGGGTTGGGAAAGCTGGCGAAGCAGCTATCATAG